A stretch of Telopea speciosissima isolate NSW1024214 ecotype Mountain lineage chromosome 11, Tspe_v1, whole genome shotgun sequence DNA encodes these proteins:
- the LOC122646442 gene encoding plant intracellular Ras-group-related LRR protein 5-like isoform X1 encodes MAVMSEQHPSPAFVETVDEIMRIYKSLPRRPTIDEVEVAKSVLKTVNSEEQMKLEEISREQIPQDVPEELFSLLQEVKKNAIMLQSHEERREARYLVDLDKMFRTIDDLIQRASGLVSGDTQNKKPFDLGIPVSESETVAVIRDQSLIKKKEPEGAESNVSKAGFLAGEGDTEKLSLMKVAGLIETSAKTGVVVLDLGGKLMDQVEWLPVSIGKLLDVTELNLSENRIMALPSSFGGLKALTKLDIHSNQLVNLPESFGELVNLTDLDLHGNRLRSLPASFGNLTNLIVLDLSSNSLTVLPPTLGNLTHLKILNVETNELEELPYTIGSCSSLVELRLDFNKLKALPEAIGKLECLEILTLHYNKITGLPTTIGNLSSLKELDISFNEVSNIPENLCFATRLVRLKVGNNFADLTVLPRSIGNLEMLEELDINNNQIRFLPESFRFLSKLRVLHAEGTPLEVPPRQIIKLGAQEVVQYMANLVAMKDVKTQPKKKKSIWSWFFSLFRR; translated from the exons ATGGCTGTGATGTCTGAGCAACACCCATCACCTGCCTTCGTAGAAACTGTGGATGAGATAATGAGAATCTACAAATCATTACCACGCAGACCCACCATTGATGAGGTTGAAGTAGCTAAATCTGTTCTCAAAACTGTAAATAGTGAAGAACAGATGAAGCTTGAGGAAATCTCCAGAGAACAGATTCCCCAAGATGTTCCAGAAGAGCTGTTTTCTCTGTTGCAGGAAGTGAAGAAGAACGCGATCATGTTGCAGAGTCATGAGGAAAGGAGAGAGGCTCGTTACTTGGTTGATCTGGACAAGATGTTTCGTACTATTGATGATCTCATTCAAAGAGCTTCTGGATTGGTTTCTGGAGATACCCAGAATAAAAAACCGTTTGATTTGGGAATTCCGGTTTCTGAAAGTGAAACAGTTGCTGTTATCAGGGATCAGAGCCTGATCAAGAAGAAGGAACCTGAAGGAGCTGAATCAAATGTCTCAAAGGCTGGATTCCTTGCAG GTGAAGGAGATACAGAGAAATTAAGTCTAATGAAGGTTGCAGGCTTAATTGAAACATCAGCTAAAACTGGAGTTGTAGTTCTTGACCTTGGAGGAAAGTTAATGGATCAGGTTGAATGGCTTCCAGTGTCAATTGGGAAGTTATTAGATGTGACTGAATTGAACTTATCTGAGAACAGAATCATGGCTCTTCCATCAAGCTTTGGTGGTCTCAAGGCATTGACAAAGCTTGATATCCACTCAAACCAACTGGTAAACCTTCCTGAATCATTTGGGGAACTTGTCAACCTGACTGACCTAGACTTACATGGAAACAGGTTAAGATCTCTACCAGCTTCTTTCGGGAACTTGACAAATCTTATTGTTCTTGATTTGAGTTCAAACAGCTTAACTGTATTGCCACCAACACTGGGAAATCTAACTCACTTGAAAATATTGAATGTGGAAACAAATGAACTCGAAGAACTCCCTTATACAATTGGGTCTTGTTCATCACTTGTGGAGCTAAGATTGGATTTCAATAAGCTAAAAGCACTTCCAGAAGCAATTGGGAAACTTGAATGCTTGGAGATTCTTACATTGCACTATAACAAAATCACAGGGTTACCTACAACTATTGGTAATCTTTCCAGTCTGAAGGAACTTGACATCAGCTTCAATGAAGTTTCAAATATACCTGAGAACTTGTGTTTTGCAACCAGACTTGTGAGGTTGAAAGTTGGGAATAACTTTGCAGATCTGACAGTTCTACCAAGGTCAATTGGCAATCTTGAAATGCTTGAAGAATTGGATATAAATAACAACCAGATTAGATTCCTACCAGAATCTTTCAGGTTCCTTTCAAAGTTAAGAGTTCTTCATGCAGAAGGGACACCATTAGAAGTGCCACCAAGACAAATTATTAAACTGGGGGCTCAG GAAGTTGTTCAGTACATGGCTAATCTAGTTGCAATGAAGGATGTCAAGACTcagccaaagaagaagaaaagcatctGGTCATGGTTTTTCTCATTATTTCGGCGCTGA
- the LOC122646442 gene encoding plant intracellular Ras-group-related LRR protein 5-like isoform X2: MAVMSEQHPSPAFVETVDEIMRIYKSLPRRPTIDEVEVAKSVLKTVNSEEQMKLEEISREQIPQDVPEELFSLLQEVKKNAIMLQSHEERREARYLVDLDKMFRTIDDLIQRASGLVSGDTQNKKPFDLGIPVSESETVAVIRDQSLIKKKEPEGAESNVSKAGFLAGEGDTEKLSLMKVAGLIETSAKTGVVVLDLGGKLMDQVEWLPVSIGKLLDVTELNLSENRIMALPSSFGGLKALTKLDIHSNQLVNLPESFGELVNLTDLDLHGNRLRSLPASFGNLTNLIVLDLSSNSLTVLPPTLGNLTHLKILNVETNELEELPYTIGSCSSLVELRLDFNKLKALPEAIGKLECLEILTLHYNKITGLPTTIGNLSSLKELDISFNEVSNIPENLCFATRLVRLKVGNNFADLTVLPRSIGNLEMLEELDINNNQIRFLPESFRFLSKLRVLHAEGTPLEVRKASGHGFSHYFGADKRTHQDHEGKKA, encoded by the exons ATGGCTGTGATGTCTGAGCAACACCCATCACCTGCCTTCGTAGAAACTGTGGATGAGATAATGAGAATCTACAAATCATTACCACGCAGACCCACCATTGATGAGGTTGAAGTAGCTAAATCTGTTCTCAAAACTGTAAATAGTGAAGAACAGATGAAGCTTGAGGAAATCTCCAGAGAACAGATTCCCCAAGATGTTCCAGAAGAGCTGTTTTCTCTGTTGCAGGAAGTGAAGAAGAACGCGATCATGTTGCAGAGTCATGAGGAAAGGAGAGAGGCTCGTTACTTGGTTGATCTGGACAAGATGTTTCGTACTATTGATGATCTCATTCAAAGAGCTTCTGGATTGGTTTCTGGAGATACCCAGAATAAAAAACCGTTTGATTTGGGAATTCCGGTTTCTGAAAGTGAAACAGTTGCTGTTATCAGGGATCAGAGCCTGATCAAGAAGAAGGAACCTGAAGGAGCTGAATCAAATGTCTCAAAGGCTGGATTCCTTGCAG GTGAAGGAGATACAGAGAAATTAAGTCTAATGAAGGTTGCAGGCTTAATTGAAACATCAGCTAAAACTGGAGTTGTAGTTCTTGACCTTGGAGGAAAGTTAATGGATCAGGTTGAATGGCTTCCAGTGTCAATTGGGAAGTTATTAGATGTGACTGAATTGAACTTATCTGAGAACAGAATCATGGCTCTTCCATCAAGCTTTGGTGGTCTCAAGGCATTGACAAAGCTTGATATCCACTCAAACCAACTGGTAAACCTTCCTGAATCATTTGGGGAACTTGTCAACCTGACTGACCTAGACTTACATGGAAACAGGTTAAGATCTCTACCAGCTTCTTTCGGGAACTTGACAAATCTTATTGTTCTTGATTTGAGTTCAAACAGCTTAACTGTATTGCCACCAACACTGGGAAATCTAACTCACTTGAAAATATTGAATGTGGAAACAAATGAACTCGAAGAACTCCCTTATACAATTGGGTCTTGTTCATCACTTGTGGAGCTAAGATTGGATTTCAATAAGCTAAAAGCACTTCCAGAAGCAATTGGGAAACTTGAATGCTTGGAGATTCTTACATTGCACTATAACAAAATCACAGGGTTACCTACAACTATTGGTAATCTTTCCAGTCTGAAGGAACTTGACATCAGCTTCAATGAAGTTTCAAATATACCTGAGAACTTGTGTTTTGCAACCAGACTTGTGAGGTTGAAAGTTGGGAATAACTTTGCAGATCTGACAGTTCTACCAAGGTCAATTGGCAATCTTGAAATGCTTGAAGAATTGGATATAAATAACAACCAGATTAGATTCCTACCAGAATCTTTCAGGTTCCTTTCAAAGTTAAGAGTTCTTCATGCAGAAGGGACACCATTAGAAGT aagaaaagcatctGGTCATGGTTTTTCTCATTATTTCGGCGCTGACAAAAGAACCCACCAAGATCATGAAGGAAAGAAAGCTTGA